CAATGGTGTGTTCATTTATACGACGTTAAATCACATCAAATATTGCCTgcccaatggagatagtggGATAATTAGAACCCTAGATGTCCCAATATACATCACAAAGGTTTCTGGAAATACTATCTTCTGTTTGGATCGGGATGGAAAATGTAGAACCATTGTTATCGATGCAACAGAGTATATTTTCAAGCTGTCCCTTctgaagaagaaatttgaCCATGTAATGAGCATGATTAAGAACTCTCAGCTTTGTGGGCAAGCAATGATTAGTTATTTGCAACAAAAGGGTTTCCCTGAAGTTGCTCTTCATTTTGTGAAAGACGAGAGAACTCGGTTTAATTTGGCTCTCGAGAGTGGGAGCATTCAAATTGCTGTTGCATCAGCGACTGCTCTTGATGAGAAAGATCACTGGTACAAATTGGGTGTTGAGGCTCTTCGCCAAGGCAATTCAGGAATTGTGGAATATGCCTATCAGAGAACAAAAAACTTCGAGAGGTTATCCTTTCTTTATCTCATAACTGGTAACATCGATAAGTTATCTAAGATGCTTAAAATTGCTGAAGTTAAAAATGACGTGATGGGCCAATTTCACAATGCCTTGTATCTGGGTGATGTTCGGGAGCGTGTTAAGATATTGGAGAATGTTGGTCATTTGCCCCTTGCTTACATCACAGCTTCAGTTCATGGACTGCACGATGTTGCTGAACGACTTGCTGCTGAATTGGGAGATGATGTTCCAGTTTTGCCGAAGGGAAAAGTACCATCTCTTTTGATGCCCCCGTCTCCCGTTATGTGTGGTGGTGATTGGCCTCTTCTGAGAGTCATGAAAGGCATATTTGAAGGTGGGTTAGATGCTGTTGGCCGGGGTGTCGCTGATGAAGAAGACGAGGCTGCTGATGGTGATTGGGGCGAGGAGCTGGAAATGGTTGAAGTTGACGGTTTGCGAAATGGAGATACTACAGTAATTTTAGAAGATGGGGAAGTGGCTGAAGAAAACGAAGAAGATGGTGGCTGGGACCTTGAGGACTTGGAGCTTCCGCCTGAAGCAGAAACTCCCAAAACTTCCATCAGTACACGTTCATTTTTCGTGGCCCCAACTCCCGGCATGCCTGTAAGCCAAATTTGGATCCAGAGGTCGTCTCTTGCTGCCGAACATGCTGCTGCTGGCAATTTCGATACTGCTATGCGATTGCTGAGCAGACAACTTGGAATAAAGAACTTTGCTCCCTTAAAATCAATGTTTCTCGATCTTCATGCTGGCAGCCACTCCCATCTTCGTGCGTTTTCATCTGCTCCAGTGATAACCCTGGCAGTCGAACGAGGATGGAGCGAGTCTGCAAGCCCAAATGTGAGAGGACCCCCTGCACTCATTTTTAACTTCTCTCAGTTGGAAGAGAAGCTGAAAGCTGGTTACAAGGCAACAACATCTGGTAAATTCACAGAAGCTCTAAAGCTCTTTCTCAGCATTATTCATACAATACCATTGGTAGTTGTGGAGTCAAAGAGAGAAGTTGATGAGGTGAAGGAGTTGATTATTATAGTCAAAGAGTATGTATTAGGGTTGCAGATGGAGCTCAAGAGGAGAGAAATGAAGGACAATCCGACACGACAACAGGAACTTGCAGCCTATTTTACTCACTGCAATCTACAGCTACCTCATTTAAGACTTGCCTTGCAGAATGCTATGACTGTCTGCTTTAAGGCTAAGAACCTTGCTACAGCAGGTAACTTTGCCAGGCGGTTGCTCGAAACCAATCCTGTCGTCGAGAACCAAGCAAAGGCAGCCAGGCAAGTGCTGCAGGCTGCTGAGAGGAATATGACAGATGCTACCAAACTTAACTATGATTTCAGAAACCCTTTTGTGATCTGTGGGGCTACGTACGTGCCAATTTATCGAGGACAGAAAAATGTTTCGTGCCCGTATTGCAGTACCCATTTTGTGCTAAGCCAGGAAGGGCAGTTTTGTACTGTTTGTGATCTCGCTGCTGTCGGGGCAGATGCGTCTGGACTAGTCTGCTCTCCTTCCCAGGTTCGATGATTATACCGTTCAACCGAGACTGTTTACAGCCATTACCTGAGCTGTCCCTTGCAGCCACAAAGGTGTTCCATTCGTCAACCAATCTAtcacagagaatagaaagttatGAAGCTTTTCCAATCCAAGGTTTGGTCCATCTCCTTTGTTCTTCTTAACCTCtgtttagtta
This sequence is a window from Cucurbita pepo subsp. pepo cultivar mu-cu-16 chromosome LG04, ASM280686v2, whole genome shotgun sequence. Protein-coding genes within it:
- the LOC111793118 gene encoding coatomer subunit alpha-1: MLTKFETKSNRVKGLSFHSKRPWILASLHSGVIQLWDYRMGTLIDRFDEHDGPVRGVHFHKSQPLFVSGGDDYKIKVWNYKTHRCLFTLLGHLDYIRTVQFHHEYPWIVSASDDQTIRLWNWQSRTCISVLTGHNHYVMCASFHPKDDLVVSASLDQTVRVWDIGALRKKTVSPSDDILRLSQMNTDLFGGVDAVVKYVLEGHDRGVNWASFHPTLPLIVSGADDRQVKLWRMNDTKAWEVDTLRGHMNNVSSVMFHAKQDLIISNSEDKSIRVWDVTKRTGIQTFRREHDRFWILAAHPEMNLLAAGHDSGMIVFKLERERPAFAISGDSLFYTKDRFLRFYEFSTQRDTQVIPIRRPGSICLNQSPRSISYSPTENAVLICSDLDNGSYELYTIPKESIGRGDSVQDAKKGVGGSAVFVARNRFAVLDKSNNQVLVKNIKNEVVKKSVLPIAADAIFYAGTGNLLCRAEDRVVLFDLQQRIVLGDLQTPFMKYVIWSNDMETVALLSKHVIIIASKKLVHQCTLHETIRVKSGAWDDNGVFIYTTLNHIKYCLPNGDSGIIRTLDVPIYITKVSGNTIFCLDRDGKCRTIVIDATEYIFKLSLLKKKFDHVMSMIKNSQLCGQAMISYLQQKGFPEVALHFVKDERTRFNLALESGSIQIAVASATALDEKDHWYKLGVEALRQGNSGIVEYAYQRTKNFERLSFLYLITGNIDKLSKMLKIAEVKNDVMGQFHNALYLGDVRERVKILENVGHLPLAYITASVHGLHDVAERLAAELGDDVPVLPKGKVPSLLMPPSPVMCGGDWPLLRVMKGIFEGGLDAVGRGVADEEDEAADGDWGEELEMVEVDGLRNGDTTVILEDGEVAEENEEDGGWDLEDLELPPEAETPKTSISTRSFFVAPTPGMPVSQIWIQRSSLAAEHAAAGNFDTAMRLLSRQLGIKNFAPLKSMFLDLHAGSHSHLRAFSSAPVITLAVERGWSESASPNVRGPPALIFNFSQLEEKLKAGYKATTSGKFTEALKLFLSIIHTIPLVVVESKREVDEVKELIIIVKEYVLGLQMELKRREMKDNPTRQQELAAYFTHCNLQLPHLRLALQNAMTVCFKAKNLATAGNFARRLLETNPVVENQAKAARQVLQAAERNMTDATKLNYDFRNPFVICGATYVPIYRGQKNVSCPYCSTHFVLSQEGQFCTVCDLAAVGADASGLVCSPSQVR